The window GTCCAGCCGCCGCCGACGGTACGGGCCGGGCCGGGGAAGAGCTTGTTGTCGGCCGACAGATCACCCGAGGACCCCAGGGCCTTCAGCAGACCGGTCGAGTCCTGGCCGATGACGTCGGTCCGGCCGTCGCCGGTGAAGTCGCCGGTCAGAATCCGCGGGAAGGCGGTGGTCGTGTATCCGGCACCGGTGACGACACCGGACCCCGGGAACAGGACGCCCCCGTTCAGGTTTCCTGTCGATCCCCACACCTTCAGCTGCCCGGCGGCGTTCTGGCCGAGCAGGTCGGTACGCCCGTCGCCGTTGAAGTCACCGGTCAGCAGCCGTGGGAAGGCGGTGGTCGAGAAGCCGGTGCCGACGATCCGCGCGGCCCCGGTGAACAGCCTGCTGTCGGCCGACATGTCGCCTGTGGACGGCCAGGCCCGCAACTGTCCGGTCGAGTCCTGGCCGATGATGTCGGCCTTGCCGTCGCCGTTGAAGTCGCCGGTCAGGATCCGCTGGATGTTGGTCGTCGTCCAGCCGCTGCCGACCAGACGCGAGGCACCGTTGAAGAGCCCGGAGTCCGCGGTCATGTCGCCCTTGGAGTACCAGCCCTGCAGGTCACCGACGGTGTTCTGGTGGATGATGTCGGACTTGCAGTCACCGGTGACGTCGGCCGTGTAGATCACGGCGCCGGTCTGGGCGGTCGGGACCGCCGTGCCCGCGGCGTTGCACGTGTTCACCGCGATGCCCCGGATCCAGCCGGACAGGTCGTCGACCCGAGTCTCCTCCGCTCCAGACTCGGTGACCTCCCCCGCGTCCAGGCAGCCGCGCTGGGTGGACGTGTGGTGCACGGCGACGAGTTCCACGGTGCCGCCGACGGTACGCAGCGCCGGCCCGCCGGAGTCACCCTTGCATGTCGTCACGGTCGCCGGATCGGTGCCGGCGACGCTCAGGGTGGTGGCACCGACCGTCTCGACACCGACCGTCCCGGCGTGCTTCTGGACGGAGATCCAATCGGTGGCGGTACGGCCATAGCCGACCAGTTGCAGCACGTCACCGGCGCTCGGCGCGGTGGTGGCGAGCGGCACCGGCGCGATGTCGGCGACCGGGGTGAGCAGCCGGACCAGCGCGAGGTTCCGGTCGGGATGGGGCACGACCCAGGTGGCGGTGATCGACCGGCCGAGCGTGACGGTCGTCGGCTGAGCGGGTGCACCGGCGGCGGTCTGCCCGAAGCAGGCGCTCGCGGTCAGCACCCACGACGGCGCCACGAGCGCACCGCTGCAGGCCTTACCGACGCCTGGCTCACCGACGTTCACACGGGCGGTGAAGGGATGGACGGTGTCGGCCACCGTGTCACCGGTGACCGCCCGGGCGGCCGCGCCGCCGAGCAGGCCCGCCACCATCACCGAGGCGGACAGACCCGCCACGACGATCCGGCGTCGACTATGGGAGGACATGAATATCTTCCTTTCGCGCCCATGCCGGGCACCGCACATCTCCGTGGACGGGGATGTGCGGTGACACCGGAGGCGGGCAGACAGGGGGCGGTAGCCGCTCTCAGTCGCGCGGACCGAATCGGATGGGGTCGGACCAGTCGATCGCCTTGTGGTCCCGGACGGTGAAGAACAGCAGGGCGCCCGTGCTGTCCTTGGCGAGGATCCCGGCCCGGGTCTCCTGGCCGAGGACGATCGGGGTCACGTTGCTGCGACCGGCCCATCCGGTGCCGGCACCGGCGTCGGCGCCCGGGCCGAACTGGGTGCCGGCCGCGGTGCCCGGGTAGAGGTTCACGATGCCGGTCGACGTCACGACCGTGAGCAGGTCGTCGTAGTCGTCGTTGTTGACGCTGCCGAGGGTGACCTCCTTGCAGCAGCCCCAGCCGGTGCCATAGACGACCCCGGCGCTGAAGCTGCCACCGGTGGCGTTGCCCTTGTACAGCAGCAACTGCTGGGTGGAGGACTTCACCACGAGCAGATCGTCGTACTGGTCACGGTCGACCTTGCCGATCGCCACGTCCCGCAGATCCGTCGACCAACCCGAACCGATCTGGACACGGGTGCCGAACACACCACCGGCGGCGGTACCCGGGTAGAGCCACTGGATGTTCGTCGACGTCTCGATCACGACCAGGTCGTCGTACGCGTCCCGGTTGACCTTGCCGGCCGCGAACTCCCGCATGGCGTTCCAGCCGGTGCCGATCTGCACCCGCGGACCGAACGTGTCGGCCGTGGTCC of the Actinoplanes sichuanensis genome contains:
- a CDS encoding FG-GAP-like repeat-containing protein; protein product: MSSHSRRRIVVAGLSASVMVAGLLGGAAARAVTGDTVADTVHPFTARVNVGEPGVGKACSGALVAPSWVLTASACFGQTAAGAPAQPTTVTLGRSITATWVVPHPDRNLALVRLLTPVADIAPVPLATTAPSAGDVLQLVGYGRTATDWISVQKHAGTVGVETVGATTLSVAGTDPATVTTCKGDSGGPALRTVGGTVELVAVHHTSTQRGCLDAGEVTESGAEETRVDDLSGWIRGIAVNTCNAAGTAVPTAQTGAVIYTADVTGDCKSDIIHQNTVGDLQGWYSKGDMTADSGLFNGASRLVGSGWTTTNIQRILTGDFNGDGKADIIGQDSTGQLRAWPSTGDMSADSRLFTGAARIVGTGFSTTAFPRLLTGDFNGDGRTDLLGQNAAGQLKVWGSTGNLNGGVLFPGSGVVTGAGYTTTAFPRILTGDFTGDGRTDVIGQDSTGLLKALGSSGDLSADNKLFPGPARTVGGGWTTTNIPRILTGDFNGDGRQDIIRQDSTGLLRIWASTGNLSGDNLMFAGQSRIAGGGWTQAAYPRIVLGDFNGDGKQDILNQNTAGELYGWASTGDLSADNTLFASGTRHRFGVGWTLASYPRIL